One genomic window of Magnolia sinica isolate HGM2019 chromosome 3, MsV1, whole genome shotgun sequence includes the following:
- the LOC131241279 gene encoding GDSL esterase/lipase At4g01130 encodes MGAGFRLVPAMWVMWAMLLGYLFHVGAAECDFKAIFNFGDSNSDTGGFYAAFPAASGPYGMTYFKKPSGRASDGRLVIDFLAQALGLPFLSPYLQSMGSNFKHGANYATLASTVLLPNTSLFVSGLSPFSLAIQLNQMKEFKARVIDLHPHEKLPPLDIFGRSLYIMYIGQNDFTSDLAKIGIDGLKQFLPQVAYQIVDTVKSLYAEGGRTFLVFNIAPIGCYPAFLMELPHNNSDLDMYGCMVSYNNAVVDYNNMLKEKLKQTRYLLPNASVVYVDIHSVVLELFRHPTNHGLLYGTKACCGDGGGAYNFNPQVFCGNSKIINGRNVTATACGDPQNYVSWDGIHATDAANKLITWAILNGSYFDPPFPLSKLCDLQPIG; translated from the exons ATGGGTGCCGGATTCCGGCTAGTCCCGGCAATGTGGGTGATGTGGGCGATGCTCTTGGGATACCTGTTTCATGTGGGGGCTGCGGAATGCGATTTCAAGGCGATTTTCAACTTTGGCGACTCGAATTCTGATACAGGAGGATTTTATGCTGCTTTTCCTGCTGCGTCAGGCCCTTATGGCATGACCTACTTCAAGAAGCCGTCGGGCCGCGCTTCCGATGGGCGTCTCGTCATTGATTTCTTAG CTCAGGCTCTTGGTTTACCGTTTCTGAGCCCATATCTACAATCAATGGGGTCAAATTTCAAACATGGAGCCAACTACGCAACATTGGCATCAACGGTGCTATTGCCAAACACCTCTCTCTTTGTTAGTGGCCTCAGCCCCTTTTCATTGGCAATTCAGCTCAACCAAATGAAAGAATTCAAGGCTAGAGTAATTGACCTTCATCCCCACG AGAAGCTTCCTCCACTGGACATTTTCGGGCGGTCATTGTATATTATGTACATTGGCCAGAATGATTTCACCTCCGACTTGGCAAAGATTGGCATAGACGGCCTGAAGCAGTTTCTTCCTCAGGTGGCTTACCAGATCGTCGATACAGTCAAA TCACTATATGCTGAAGGGGGGCGGACATTTCTCGTATTCAATATCGCGCCAATCGGTTGTTATCCGGCGTTCTTGATGGAGCTACCTCACAACAACTCCGACTTGGACATGTATGGGTGCATGGTCTCCTACAACAATGCAGTGGTGGACTACAACAATATGTTGAAGGAGAAGCTCAAACAAACACGATATCTCCTCCCAAATGCATCGGTGGTATACGTCGACATTCATTCTGTTGTCCTTGAGCTCTTCCGGCATCCTACGAACCATG GGCTCTTGTATGGAACCAAAGCTTGCTGTGGAGATGGTGGTGGTGCTTACAATTTTAATCCGCAAGTGTTCTGTGGGAATAGCAAGATTATAAATGGGAGGAATGTCACAGCAACAGCATGTGGTGACCCACAGAACTATGTGAGCTGGGATGGAATCCATGCCACTGATGCTGCAAACAAGCTTATAACATGGGCCATACTCAATGGCTCTTATTTTGACCCTCCATTTCCACTCTCAAAGCTATGTGACTTGCAACCAATCGGTTAA